From Bordetella flabilis, the proteins below share one genomic window:
- a CDS encoding aldo/keto reductase — MNITRIGFGAWAIGGGGWAAGWGAQDDADSIAAIRHAVARGINWIDTAAVYGLGHSEELVGRALKGMSASERPYVFTKCGMLWDKDRPTAPPRRVGAARSIQAEVDASLKRLGVERIDLYQMHWPAGDGTSLEEYWQTLLDLKQAGKVRAVGLSNHNVAQLEDSERLGHVDSLQPPFSAIRRDAAADLLPWCAQHETGVIVYSPMQSGLLTGHFSEARAAALPADDWRSRNAEFSGDNLRRNLALADALQPVAERHGCTVAATAIAWTLAWPGVTGAIVGARGPAQVDGWLGAASLELDGDDMAEIAAFIENTGVGTGPSSPARQAGADLPLREA; from the coding sequence ATGAACATCACCCGCATCGGCTTCGGTGCGTGGGCGATCGGCGGCGGCGGGTGGGCCGCCGGCTGGGGCGCCCAGGACGATGCCGATTCCATCGCGGCCATACGCCATGCCGTCGCACGCGGCATCAACTGGATCGACACGGCGGCCGTCTACGGGCTGGGACATTCCGAGGAACTGGTCGGGCGCGCCCTGAAAGGGATGTCGGCCAGCGAGCGGCCGTATGTGTTCACGAAATGCGGCATGTTGTGGGACAAGGACCGCCCGACCGCGCCGCCGCGCCGGGTCGGGGCCGCGCGCAGCATCCAGGCAGAGGTGGATGCCTCGCTCAAGCGCCTGGGTGTCGAACGCATCGACCTTTACCAGATGCATTGGCCTGCGGGGGACGGTACGTCGCTGGAGGAATACTGGCAGACGCTGCTGGACCTGAAGCAGGCCGGCAAGGTGCGCGCCGTGGGACTGTCCAACCACAACGTGGCGCAACTGGAGGACTCGGAGCGGCTGGGCCATGTCGACAGCCTGCAGCCGCCTTTTTCCGCCATTCGCCGCGACGCCGCGGCGGACCTGCTGCCGTGGTGCGCGCAGCACGAGACGGGCGTCATCGTCTACAGCCCCATGCAGTCCGGACTGCTGACCGGGCATTTCAGCGAGGCGCGCGCCGCTGCCCTGCCGGCAGACGACTGGCGATCGCGCAATGCCGAATTCTCCGGCGATAACCTGCGACGCAATCTTGCGCTGGCCGATGCATTGCAGCCGGTGGCCGAGCGGCATGGCTGCACAGTGGCGGCCACCGCCATCGCCTGGACGCTGGCCTGGCCCGGCGTCACCGGCGCCATCGTCGGCGCGCGCGGGCCGGCACAGGTGGATGGCTGGCTGGGCGCCGCGTCGCTGGAACTGGATGGGGACGATATGGCGGAGATCGCGGCGTTCATCGAGAACACCGGCGTGGGAACGGGTCCGTCGTCGCCCGCGCGCCAGGCTGGCGCCGACCTCCCATTGCGCGAGGCCTAG
- a CDS encoding HD domain-containing protein, whose product MHANLELQSTISEWRPRLRRLAATYVGTDSAHDLNHLDRVWANARQIMASTTDANGLVVLAACYLHDLINVPKNHPDRAKASSISASEAVVRLKQLRYPAEYLDDVAHAIEAHSYSAGIAPRSIEAKVVQDADRLDALGAVGLARMFHIGGRLNCALAHDSDPLAMQRPVDDMLYSLDHIEQKLLRLPDAMQTQAGRTLATKRADLLAKFRDRFVSEWTGRLEGMA is encoded by the coding sequence ATGCACGCCAACCTCGAACTGCAATCGACGATCTCCGAATGGCGCCCGAGGCTGAGACGCTTAGCCGCCACATACGTTGGAACCGACTCCGCCCATGATCTCAATCACCTGGACAGAGTGTGGGCGAATGCGCGTCAAATCATGGCTTCGACCACGGATGCAAATGGCCTCGTGGTCTTGGCGGCATGCTATCTCCATGATCTTATCAATGTCCCCAAGAATCACCCCGATCGCGCGAAAGCGTCCTCGATATCGGCGTCCGAAGCCGTTGTTCGGCTGAAGCAGCTGCGGTACCCCGCCGAATACCTTGACGATGTCGCTCATGCGATCGAGGCCCATAGTTATTCTGCGGGGATCGCTCCAAGGTCGATTGAAGCGAAAGTGGTGCAAGACGCTGACCGCCTCGACGCCTTGGGTGCGGTCGGACTGGCGCGCATGTTCCACATCGGGGGCCGATTGAACTGCGCTCTCGCCCACGATAGCGATCCCCTGGCGATGCAACGTCCGGTGGACGATATGCTGTACTCGCTCGATCACATTGAGCAGAAGCTGCTCCGCTTGCCTGATGCGATGCAGACGCAAGCCGGACGCACGCTGGCGACCAAGCGTGCCGACCTGCTGGCCAAGTTTCGAGACCGCTTTGTATCCGAGTGGACGGGACGGCTCGAAGGGATGGCATGA
- a CDS encoding alpha/beta fold hydrolase: protein MQFEVGVHMKGGAISAQMQAFHHTGQNYRDLDLDRPGREQETIMTTCRIGDLELYYEVHGAGAPIVLIAGYTCDHTFWDAMVPDLAQHFQVVVFDNRAVGRSKDNGKAFSMETLADDAAGLIRHLGLSRPALVGQSMGGAIVQTMLARHAGICGQCAIVNSTRSFSATTLLALDTLLALRRADVDFDLQVDVGLPWFAGKAWLAMPGNIAAYKDVLRKHPAPQSLADQERQLHALKTFGAGAGNRPWPYPALVVSSEEDLITTPAEGKALAASLDAAYAEIPGGHPSPMEQPVKLAGILAAFFSGMKAR from the coding sequence TTGCAGTTCGAGGTTGGCGTGCATATGAAGGGCGGCGCTATTAGCGCTCAGATGCAGGCTTTCCATCATACGGGACAAAACTACCGCGATCTGGACCTCGATCGTCCTGGACGCGAACAGGAAACCATCATGACGACCTGCAGAATCGGCGACCTGGAGCTGTATTACGAAGTCCATGGAGCCGGTGCGCCGATCGTCCTGATCGCCGGCTATACCTGCGATCACACGTTCTGGGACGCCATGGTGCCCGACCTGGCGCAGCATTTCCAGGTGGTGGTATTCGACAACAGGGCCGTTGGCCGCAGCAAAGATAACGGCAAGGCTTTTTCGATGGAAACCCTGGCCGATGACGCGGCGGGCCTGATCCGGCATCTTGGACTGTCGCGCCCCGCCCTGGTGGGGCAGTCCATGGGGGGCGCCATCGTGCAAACGATGCTCGCGCGGCACGCCGGCATCTGCGGGCAATGCGCCATCGTCAATTCCACCCGCTCGTTCAGCGCCACCACCCTGCTTGCCCTGGATACCTTGCTGGCATTGCGCCGCGCCGATGTGGATTTCGACCTCCAGGTCGATGTCGGCCTGCCCTGGTTTGCCGGCAAGGCGTGGCTGGCCATGCCGGGGAACATCGCCGCCTACAAGGACGTGCTCAGGAAGCATCCGGCGCCGCAGTCGCTCGCCGATCAGGAGCGGCAGTTGCATGCGCTGAAGACCTTCGGCGCGGGGGCCGGCAACCGGCCATGGCCTTATCCGGCGCTCGTCGTGTCCTCCGAGGAAGATCTCATCACCACGCCCGCGGAGGGCAAGGCGCTTGCGGCCAGCCTGGACGCAGCTTATGCCGAAATTCCCGGCGGGCATCCCAGCCCGATGGAGCAGCCCGTGAAGCTGGCGGGAATCCTGGCGGCCTTCTTCTCCGGAATGAAAGCGCGCTAG
- a CDS encoding RidA family protein — protein sequence MTFERYGARRYGNGDIVHIPFVRAGNWVFGTGLRAVLPNGLADPAVLRADRPLGLAPQAQREAEAIFGAMRQGLEQAGSAMDRVARLDQYYPDSRYVDPYHVARKQALAGQVAPSTSVVVDRLLNLDASMDVQVMAATAASGYTAQKAGAQQLNVPQTSGYAPCLRMGDMIFVAGQLARDSTGNIAPEAMVPAGQLWNGTRIKLETDYLVQKRLLPALEAAGSRLDLVLKAQVYLGHGEDLPAFWQSWSRAFGGRVPPTTVVPVRHPAFGTREATIEVNLVAAHAGGAQRLRDIDCDVALIAPDMMPARVFDGILFVAGLMGIEDGGLCGAARVEPSAPFYDDPVHAQMHDILQKAATIFAAAGTDLSRVTRALHFHADLGEFRRGYMAWDGDLRRAGLPFSAIQVADPIFLRGASVMLDLWGHAPA from the coding sequence ATGACCTTCGAACGTTACGGCGCCAGGCGCTATGGCAACGGCGACATCGTCCACATTCCCTTCGTGCGCGCCGGCAACTGGGTGTTCGGCACGGGCTTGCGGGCGGTGTTGCCCAATGGACTGGCCGACCCGGCCGTTCTGCGCGCCGACCGTCCGCTGGGGCTGGCGCCGCAGGCGCAACGCGAGGCCGAAGCCATCTTCGGCGCCATGCGCCAGGGGCTGGAGCAGGCCGGCAGCGCCATGGACCGCGTGGCCCGCCTGGACCAGTACTATCCGGATTCCCGCTACGTCGATCCCTACCATGTCGCGCGCAAGCAAGCGCTGGCGGGCCAGGTCGCGCCCAGTACCTCTGTGGTGGTGGACCGCCTCTTGAACCTGGATGCATCGATGGATGTCCAGGTCATGGCGGCCACGGCGGCCAGCGGCTATACCGCGCAGAAGGCCGGCGCGCAGCAGCTCAATGTCCCGCAGACGTCCGGCTACGCGCCATGCCTGCGCATGGGGGACATGATCTTTGTCGCCGGCCAACTGGCGCGGGATTCCACCGGCAATATCGCGCCCGAGGCCATGGTGCCCGCCGGCCAGTTGTGGAACGGCACCCGCATCAAGCTCGAGACCGACTATCTCGTGCAGAAGCGGCTGTTGCCTGCGCTGGAGGCCGCGGGCAGCCGGCTGGACCTGGTATTGAAAGCGCAGGTCTACCTCGGTCATGGCGAGGACCTGCCCGCCTTCTGGCAGTCGTGGTCACGTGCCTTCGGCGGCCGCGTTCCGCCGACCACGGTCGTGCCGGTGCGCCATCCGGCCTTCGGTACCCGCGAAGCAACCATAGAAGTGAACCTGGTCGCCGCGCACGCCGGCGGCGCGCAGCGGCTGCGCGACATCGATTGCGACGTCGCGCTGATCGCCCCGGACATGATGCCGGCGCGCGTCTTCGACGGCATACTGTTCGTGGCCGGCCTCATGGGTATCGAGGACGGCGGCCTGTGCGGCGCCGCGCGCGTGGAACCGAGCGCGCCCTTCTATGACGATCCGGTCCACGCGCAGATGCACGACATCCTGCAGAAGGCGGCCACCATCTTCGCGGCGGCCGGTACGGACCTGAGCCGCGTGACGCGCGCCTTGCACTTCCACGCGGACCTGGGCGAGTTCCGGCGCGGGTACATGGCCTGGGACGGCGACCTGCGGCGCGCGGGCCTGCCGTTCAGCGCCATCCAGGTCGCGGACCCGATCTTCCTGCGGGGCGCCTCGGTCATGCTGGATCTGTGGGGGCATGCCCCGGCGTGA
- a CDS encoding tripartite tricarboxylate transporter substrate binding protein encodes MLPLLAICAAVAAPSARADDYPARGIRVIVPYSAGGSSDAPMRVVAQQLSQQLGQALVVENKPGQGGMIGTEAAARSAPDGYTLLLASNPQVISASLYKNLAFDPVGDFSAISLFVREPSVLVVNPRLPVRTLGEFIDYVKARPGKIDYASSGNGSAQHLFTAMFLSAAGLQMMHIPYRGSAQAVTDVVGGQILVAMPGLAAMMPHIREKRLIPLAVTGEKRSPLLPDVPTLAESGFPGFSAYVWSGLVAPKGTPAPIIDRLNRELKQAMAAPAVKTYMDNASVEIITDTPAEFQAFLQQEKERAAKAVQQAGLKVD; translated from the coding sequence TTGCTTCCGCTGCTGGCGATCTGTGCCGCCGTGGCCGCGCCGTCGGCGCGAGCCGACGACTATCCCGCGCGTGGCATCCGGGTGATCGTGCCGTATTCGGCCGGCGGTTCGTCGGATGCACCCATGCGCGTCGTCGCCCAGCAACTGTCCCAGCAGCTCGGACAAGCGCTGGTGGTGGAGAACAAGCCGGGGCAGGGCGGCATGATAGGAACCGAGGCCGCCGCGCGATCGGCGCCGGACGGCTATACCTTGCTGCTCGCGTCGAATCCGCAGGTCATCAGCGCCAGCCTGTACAAGAACCTGGCCTTCGACCCGGTCGGCGACTTCTCGGCGATCTCGCTGTTCGTGCGCGAGCCCAGCGTGCTCGTCGTCAATCCCAGGTTGCCGGTGCGCACGCTGGGCGAATTCATCGACTACGTCAAGGCGCGTCCCGGCAAGATCGACTATGCGTCCTCCGGCAACGGCAGCGCGCAGCACCTGTTCACCGCCATGTTCCTGTCGGCCGCCGGCCTGCAGATGATGCACATTCCCTATCGCGGCAGCGCGCAGGCGGTGACCGACGTGGTCGGCGGCCAGATCCTGGTCGCCATGCCGGGGCTTGCGGCCATGATGCCGCACATCCGTGAGAAGCGCCTGATCCCGCTGGCCGTGACCGGCGAGAAGCGCTCGCCGCTGCTGCCCGACGTGCCTACGCTGGCGGAATCCGGTTTTCCCGGGTTTTCGGCCTATGTCTGGTCGGGGCTCGTGGCGCCCAAGGGCACGCCGGCCCCCATCATCGATCGCCTCAACCGCGAGCTCAAGCAGGCGATGGCGGCGCCCGCCGTAAAGACCTACATGGACAACGCGTCGGTGGAAATCATCACCGACACGCCGGCCGAGTTCCAGGCCTTCTTGCAGCAGGAAAAGGAACGCGCCGCCAAGGCTGTCCAGCAGGCGGGGCTGAAGGTGGACTGA
- a CDS encoding YciI family protein, protein MLYAIHLLDKPGAADIRARVRPEHRAYLATKADQMAFAGPLLADDGQTMVGSLLVIDFASRDAAAQWLREEPFTRHGVYASTSIYAFTNLWPQKVGFPAG, encoded by the coding sequence ATGCTTTACGCCATTCACTTGCTGGACAAACCCGGCGCCGCCGACATTCGCGCGCGCGTACGGCCCGAACACAGGGCATATCTGGCCACCAAGGCGGACCAGATGGCGTTCGCCGGTCCCTTGCTGGCCGACGACGGGCAGACCATGGTGGGCAGCCTGCTCGTCATCGATTTCGCCTCCCGCGATGCGGCCGCCCAATGGCTACGCGAGGAACCATTCACCCGCCACGGCGTGTACGCCAGCACGTCGATCTATGCGTTCACCAACCTATGGCCGCAGAAAGTCGGCTTCCCGGCCGGCTAG
- the bioB gene encoding biotin synthase BioB has translation MPASRPVSSAAPPSAASSPSNCPAPGAPVPPVPSHHAGADRPRWTVESVAALYELPFPQLIHRAQEVHREHFDPCAIQLSSLLSIKTGGCPEDCGYCPQSAHHDAGVAGQPLMPLDDVLAAARAARAAGARRFCMGAAWRSPKPRQVAAVARMVAEVKALGLETCVTLGMLEDGQARALAEAGLDYYNHNLDTSPAFYGTIVTTRTYQDRLDTLQRVREAGIKVCCGGIVGMGENRLARAGLIAQLAALDPYPESVPINNLVRVAGTPLQDAEPLDAFEFVRTIAVARITMPRAMVRLSAGREQMDDATQALCFLAGANSIFYGEQLLTTANPQVQADQRLLARLGMHAADAERAA, from the coding sequence ATGCCTGCTTCTCGTCCCGTTTCCTCCGCCGCGCCGCCGTCCGCCGCCTCGTCACCGTCGAACTGCCCTGCGCCGGGCGCCCCGGTTCCGCCGGTGCCTTCGCACCATGCCGGGGCGGACCGGCCTCGCTGGACCGTCGAAAGCGTGGCGGCCTTGTACGAGCTGCCGTTTCCGCAATTGATCCATCGCGCCCAGGAGGTACACAGGGAGCACTTCGACCCTTGCGCCATCCAACTGTCCAGCCTGCTGTCGATCAAGACGGGCGGCTGTCCGGAAGACTGCGGCTATTGCCCGCAGTCGGCGCACCATGACGCCGGGGTCGCGGGCCAGCCCTTGATGCCGTTGGACGATGTACTCGCCGCCGCGCGCGCGGCCCGGGCGGCCGGTGCGCGGCGCTTCTGCATGGGTGCCGCATGGCGTTCGCCCAAGCCCCGGCAGGTCGCCGCCGTGGCCCGCATGGTGGCCGAGGTCAAGGCGCTGGGCCTGGAGACCTGCGTCACGCTGGGGATGCTGGAGGACGGCCAGGCCCGCGCGCTGGCCGAGGCCGGGCTGGACTACTACAACCACAACCTGGACACGTCGCCGGCGTTCTACGGGACCATCGTGACGACCCGCACCTACCAGGACCGGCTGGATACGCTGCAACGCGTGCGCGAGGCCGGAATCAAGGTGTGCTGCGGCGGCATCGTCGGCATGGGAGAAAACCGCCTGGCCCGCGCCGGCCTGATCGCGCAGCTCGCCGCGTTGGACCCGTATCCCGAATCTGTGCCGATCAACAACCTCGTGCGGGTCGCGGGCACGCCCCTGCAGGATGCGGAGCCACTGGACGCGTTCGAGTTCGTGCGCACGATCGCGGTGGCGCGCATCACCATGCCGCGCGCCATGGTGCGCCTGTCCGCCGGCCGCGAACAGATGGACGACGCGACGCAGGCGCTGTGCTTCCTGGCAGGGGCCAACTCCATCTTCTACGGCGAACAGTTGTTGACGACCGCCAATCCGCAGGTGCAAGCCGACCAGCGCCTGCTGGCGCGGCTGGGTATGCATGCGGCGGACGCGGAGCGCGCGGCATGA
- the bioA gene encoding adenosylmethionine--8-amino-7-oxononanoate transaminase codes for MMAGVDRGQHDWVARSLRAVWHPCTQMKEHERLPLLPIERASGAWLYDIDGRRYLDGISSWWVNLFGHANPAINAALVDQLGTLEHAMLAGCTHRPAVALAERLSALTQGALGHAFYASDGASAVEIALKMSFHYWRNAGRPAKRDFACIEHGYHGETLGALGVTDVPLFRDAYDPLLRHAHRVPSPDARHARPGETAADAAARALAGVAALLETQGSTIAAIIVEPLVQCAAGMAMHDAGYLAGLRTLCDRYEVHLIADEIAVGFGRTGTFFAHEQAGIRPDLLCLSKGITGGYLPLSAVLASDEIHAAFYDDDTARGFLHSHSYTGNPLACRAALATLDLFDAHNVLHENRARFDALAARLQPLAGDARISHLRRCGAILAFDVVIDAPQAARTFARRFFQHALSAGVLLRPIGRTVYLMPPYILDAEETDWLADGTLQALERTLADDAAAATPY; via the coding sequence ATGATGGCCGGCGTGGACCGCGGGCAGCACGATTGGGTCGCGCGCAGCCTGCGCGCCGTCTGGCATCCCTGCACGCAGATGAAGGAGCACGAGCGGCTGCCCCTGCTTCCCATCGAGCGTGCGTCCGGGGCGTGGCTGTACGACATTGATGGCCGCCGCTACCTGGATGGCATCAGCTCGTGGTGGGTCAACCTGTTCGGCCATGCCAATCCGGCGATCAACGCCGCGCTGGTCGACCAGTTGGGCACGCTGGAGCACGCCATGCTGGCCGGCTGCACGCATCGGCCGGCCGTGGCCCTGGCCGAGCGCCTGTCGGCGCTGACGCAGGGCGCGCTGGGCCATGCCTTCTATGCCTCGGACGGCGCGTCGGCCGTCGAGATCGCGCTGAAAATGAGCTTCCATTACTGGCGCAACGCAGGACGCCCGGCCAAGCGCGACTTCGCTTGCATCGAGCACGGCTACCACGGCGAGACCCTGGGCGCGCTGGGCGTGACCGACGTGCCGCTGTTCCGCGACGCGTACGATCCCCTGCTGCGCCACGCGCATCGCGTGCCCTCCCCGGATGCGCGGCATGCGCGGCCCGGCGAGACGGCTGCCGACGCGGCGGCACGCGCCCTGGCCGGCGTCGCCGCCTTGCTGGAGACGCAGGGGTCGACCATCGCGGCGATCATTGTCGAACCGCTGGTACAGTGCGCCGCCGGCATGGCCATGCACGATGCCGGTTACCTCGCCGGACTGCGGACGCTGTGCGACCGATACGAGGTGCATTTGATCGCCGACGAGATTGCCGTCGGCTTCGGTCGCACCGGTACGTTCTTCGCGCACGAACAGGCCGGCATCCGTCCGGACCTGCTGTGCCTGTCCAAGGGCATCACCGGCGGCTACCTGCCCTTGTCGGCGGTACTGGCCAGCGACGAGATCCATGCCGCCTTCTACGACGACGACACGGCGCGCGGCTTCCTGCATTCGCATTCCTACACCGGCAACCCGCTGGCCTGCCGCGCCGCGCTGGCGACGCTGGACCTGTTCGACGCCCACAACGTGCTGCACGAAAACCGCGCCCGCTTCGACGCATTGGCCGCGCGGCTCCAGCCACTGGCCGGCGATGCTCGCATCTCGCACCTGCGCCGCTGCGGCGCCATCCTGGCCTTCGACGTGGTCATCGACGCGCCGCAGGCGGCGCGCACCTTCGCGCGGCGCTTCTTCCAGCACGCCCTGTCCGCGGGCGTGCTGCTGCGGCCCATCGGGCGCACGGTCTACCTGATGCCGCCCTACATCCTGGACGCCGAGGAAACCGACTGGCTGGCCGACGGCACCCTGCAGGCCTTGGAACGCACGCTCGCCGACGATGCCGCGGCGGCCACCCCATACTGA
- a CDS encoding 8-amino-7-oxononanoate synthase, translated as MEPALHPFDVLRAGLADLDARALTRRRRVAQTPCTPRMRLDGQRLIAFASNDYLGLASHPALVEAIAEGARRYGAGSGGSHLLGGHTRAHEQLEADLAGYAGGFATHARALSFCTGYMANMAILTALGGRGATIYSDALNHASLIDGARLSRADVRIYPHADAGALGRMMEADAVAAAQAGTADAKNAAAAGKTTGVRIIVTDAVFSMDGDIAPLTALLALAHRHQAWLVVDDAHGFGVHGDDGAGTVAALDLRSPLLVYMGTLGKAAGVAGAFVVAEAPVIEWLIQRARSYIFTTAAAPALAHAASASLALMRGDEGRMRRARLRQRIDAMRAMLLRTAWRVLDSTTAVQPVIAGQNETALRLAGTLQEQGFWVPAVRPPTVPPGTARLRLSLSAAHDMADLERLGEALRRAGAVQRPAPAP; from the coding sequence ATGGAACCTGCCCTGCATCCGTTCGATGTCCTGCGTGCCGGCCTGGCCGACCTGGACGCGCGCGCGCTGACGCGGCGGCGCCGCGTGGCGCAGACGCCCTGCACCCCGCGCATGCGCCTGGACGGCCAGCGCCTTATCGCTTTCGCGAGCAACGATTACCTGGGCCTGGCCAGCCACCCCGCCCTGGTGGAGGCGATTGCCGAGGGTGCGCGCCGCTACGGCGCCGGCAGCGGCGGCTCGCACCTGCTGGGCGGCCATACACGCGCGCACGAACAGTTGGAAGCCGACCTGGCCGGGTATGCAGGCGGGTTCGCCACCCATGCACGAGCCCTGTCGTTCTGCACCGGGTATATGGCCAACATGGCCATCCTGACGGCGCTGGGCGGGCGTGGCGCGACGATTTACTCGGACGCCTTGAATCACGCGTCGCTGATCGACGGTGCCAGGCTTTCGCGAGCCGACGTCCGCATCTATCCGCACGCCGACGCCGGTGCGCTGGGCCGGATGATGGAAGCGGATGCGGTGGCCGCGGCGCAAGCGGGAACGGCAGACGCAAAAAACGCGGCCGCAGCGGGGAAGACGACCGGCGTCAGGATCATCGTCACCGATGCGGTCTTCAGCATGGACGGCGATATCGCCCCACTGACGGCGCTGCTGGCGCTGGCCCACCGCCACCAGGCCTGGCTGGTGGTGGACGATGCGCACGGCTTCGGTGTGCACGGGGACGACGGAGCCGGTACCGTCGCCGCACTGGACCTGCGCTCGCCGCTGCTGGTCTACATGGGGACCTTGGGCAAGGCGGCGGGCGTTGCGGGCGCTTTCGTGGTGGCCGAGGCCCCCGTCATTGAATGGCTGATACAGCGCGCCCGCAGCTATATCTTCACCACGGCGGCGGCGCCCGCGCTGGCGCATGCCGCCTCGGCCAGCCTGGCGCTGATGCGCGGCGACGAGGGACGCATGCGCCGCGCGCGGCTGCGCCAGCGCATCGACGCCATGCGCGCCATGCTGCTCCGCACCGCATGGCGGGTGCTCGATTCGACGACGGCGGTACAACCCGTCATCGCCGGGCAAAACGAAACCGCGCTCAGGCTGGCCGGCACCCTGCAGGAACAGGGCTTCTGGGTGCCGGCGGTGCGCCCGCCCACCGTGCCGCCCGGCACGGCGCGCCTGCGGCTATCCCTGTCGGCCGCCCACGACATGGCGGACCTCGAGCGGCTCGGCGAAGCGCTGCGGCGGGCCGGGGCCGTTCAGCGTCCGGCGCCGGCGCCATGA
- the bioD gene encoding dethiobiotin synthase, translating into MRAGLSVFVAGTDTEIGKTLASCALLHAFAGRGLATAAMKPIAAGAEPDALGVWRNEDAEALAAAATVAVPRALSTPFLLRAPVAPHLAARQEGVSLDIARVVQCHAAVSAGADMTVVEGVGGFRVPLDDVRDTGDLARALDIPVILVVGIRLGCLSHALLTAESIAASGLTMVGWIANVIDAGMRLRDDNIAGLRVLLERRHGVPWIGTIPWMAQPRGQAAAAFLDLGLLRYSAWARARWICASVSP; encoded by the coding sequence ATGAGAGCCGGCCTATCCGTTTTCGTGGCGGGCACCGACACGGAAATCGGCAAGACCCTGGCCAGTTGCGCCCTGCTGCACGCCTTCGCGGGGCGCGGGCTGGCCACGGCGGCGATGAAGCCCATCGCCGCCGGCGCGGAGCCCGACGCCCTCGGCGTCTGGCGCAACGAAGACGCCGAGGCGCTGGCCGCCGCCGCCACCGTGGCGGTGCCGCGTGCGCTATCCACGCCCTTCCTGCTGCGCGCGCCCGTCGCCCCGCACCTGGCGGCACGCCAGGAAGGCGTCTCGCTGGACATCGCGCGCGTCGTCCAATGCCATGCCGCGGTATCGGCGGGCGCGGACATGACGGTGGTGGAAGGCGTGGGCGGCTTCCGGGTGCCGCTGGACGACGTGCGCGACACGGGTGACCTGGCGCGGGCCCTGGATATCCCTGTGATCCTGGTGGTCGGCATACGGCTTGGATGCCTGAGCCATGCGCTGCTGACGGCGGAATCCATTGCGGCCAGCGGCCTCACCATGGTCGGCTGGATCGCCAACGTCATCGATGCCGGCATGCGCTTGCGGGATGACAACATCGCGGGCTTGCGGGTGCTGCTGGAGCGACGCCATGGCGTGCCGTGGATCGGCACCATCCCATGGATGGCGCAACCCCGCGGGCAAGCGGCCGCCGCCTTCCTGGACCTAGGTTTGTTGCGCTATTCCGCCTGGGCCAGGGCGCGCTGGATCTGCGCCTCGGTATCGCCGTAG
- a CDS encoding thioredoxin family protein → MLPSLRKLAFTTLVAAAAATNAHAAAATTFKAPEFTGIETWLNSAPLTLSALRGKVVLVDFWTYTCINCIRTLPYVKSWHEKYKDQGLVVVGVHTPEFSFERPTANVQAAIKRFGITYPVAQDNGYQTWDAYRNMYWPAFYLIDKRGQVIYSHFGEGRYGDTEAQIQRALAQAE, encoded by the coding sequence ATGCTCCCCAGCCTGAGAAAACTGGCCTTCACCACCCTGGTCGCGGCCGCCGCCGCCACCAACGCCCATGCCGCCGCCGCGACGACCTTCAAGGCGCCGGAATTCACCGGCATAGAAACCTGGCTGAACAGCGCCCCTCTGACCCTGTCGGCGCTGCGCGGCAAGGTGGTGCTGGTCGACTTCTGGACCTATACCTGCATCAACTGCATCCGCACGCTGCCGTACGTGAAGAGCTGGCACGAAAAATACAAGGACCAGGGCCTGGTCGTGGTGGGGGTGCATACGCCCGAGTTCTCCTTCGAACGCCCCACCGCCAACGTACAGGCGGCGATCAAGCGCTTCGGCATCACGTACCCCGTCGCCCAGGACAATGGATATCAGACCTGGGACGCCTACCGCAACATGTACTGGCCGGCCTTCTACCTGATCGACAAGCGCGGCCAGGTGATCTACAGCCATTTCGGCGAGGGGCGCTACGGCGATACCGAGGCGCAGATCCAGCGCGCCCTGGCCCAGGCGGAATAG